In the genome of Sphingomonas alpina, the window CGGGTCGAGCCCGATATCAGCGGATCGACCTCGCTCTGGATCGGCAGGCCGGCGGCGTGATAGCATGGCGATGGGCGAGTCCCGGGGACGATATAGTCCGGGCCTTCGCACCCGGCACAGGCATGATCGGGGGAAACAGATGACCAACAAGATGTTCACGGCGATACTGGTGGCGACGCTGATATGCGGGACGCTGGACATCTTGAGCGCGTTCCTGTTCGCCGGCCTGGCCGGTGCCGGGCCCGGCCAGATCCTGCGCTATGTCGCATCGGGGCCGTTTGGCGACGGCATGAGGGAAGCGGGCAGCGGCGCCGCCGCGATCGGCCTGGCCACGCATTTCGTGCTGATGGCGGTGATGGTCACCCTGTTCGTGATCGCCGCGTCGCGGATCGCGGCGATCCGGGCCAATCCGGTGCTGGCCGGCATCCTGTACGGGCTGCTGATCTACACCGTGATGTACTGGATCGTGGTGCCGGCGCGCTGGACCGGGCATTATCCCCAGCTGACGCTGTGGGCGTTCGGCAACGCGCTCTTTTCCCATATCGTGTGCGTCGGCATCCCGATGGCGCTGGTCACCATGCGCTATCTCGGCCGCGCCGGACTCCGGACCGGCCCAACGTCGATTCCGGGCGGGTGAGCGTCAGTCGACAGGCGGCACGCGATTTGCGACATCCGGTGCCGTGGACGCCCTGATTCCAGATCGCGGGCAGGAGCCCATTTCCGAGCCCATACCCAACCGGGGACGCGAGCCGTTCTACGTCGAGGAATCGGCCGTGCGGCGCGGGCGCGTGCAAACCGGGCCGGAGATGCGCGCCAAGGTCGCCCTGACGCTGGCGATGTGGGGGTCGACCTACCTGCTCTTCACCCTGGGCAATGTGCTGAACGGCCATCCGGGGCAGTGGGTCGCGGCCGGCGTGCGGGCGTTCGTCATGTCGGTCGGGATCGCGCTATGCTATGCGATGCACCGGTTGCTGCGGCGGCTGGCGCATCGCCCGTTCCGCACCCGCGCGCTGGTGCTCGCCGCGGCAGCGCCCTTTGCGGCGGAGGCCTATGCCTGGCTGGGCTTTTTCGCGTATGCCTATCTGCACGGCACATCGATGCGGATGGTGATCGTCGATTGGGCCGTTGCGGCCAATGTGCTGTCGCAATGGACCTGGTTCTTCATCGGCTGGACCGGGCTCTATCTGGCGATCGAGTATAATTTCGACGCGAAGGACGAAGCGCAGCGATCGGCGGAGCTGCGCAATCTGGCGCACAATGCCAAGCTTCGCGCGCTGTCCAACCAGATCAACCCGCATTTCCTGTTCAACAGCCTCAATTCGATCTCGGCCCTGATCCTCGAGGGGCGCGCGCATGATGCGGAGCGGATGCTGACCGGCCTGTCGACCTTCTTTCGCTCCACTTTGTCGATCGATCCGCTGGTCGATGTCGCACTCGAACAGGAATTCGACCTGCACCGGCGCTATCTGGCGATCGAACAGATGCGCTACCCCGACCTGACGGTGGAGTTCGATTTGCCCGAGGCATTGAAGTCCGTTGCCGTCCCGGCGCTGATCCTGCAGCCGCTGGTCGAGAATGCGGTCAAGCACGGCGTGGCCAAATCGCTGCCGCCGACCTGGATCGGAATCACCGCGCGGCGCGAGGGCGACATATTGTCGATCGTCGTCGCCAACACCGCCGGAGGCGATGGGCATGGCGCAGCGGTGCGCGGCGACGGCATCGGCCTGGCCAATGTGCGCGAGCGGCTGAGCGAGCATCATGGCGCGGCGCAGAGCCTGGCCGTGTCGGCAGGCCCCGATCTGTTCGAAGTCCGCATCACCCTGCCGATCGGTTTGGTGCGATGAGCGAGTTCAGCGTCGTCACGGTCGATGACGAGCCGCTGGCGCTGAGCCGGCTGGAGATCGTGCTGCGCGGCGTGCCGGGTGCGCGGCTGGTCGGGTCGGCGAGCAGCTGCGACGCGGCGGTCGCGCTGATCACCGAGCGCCGGCCCGACATCGTCCTGCTCGACATCCGGCTGCGCGACGGAACCGGGTTCGATATCCTCGACCGGCTGCCCAGGGACGTGACGCCGGCGGTGATCTTCATCACCGCCTTCGACCATTTCGCGATCCGCGCGTTCGAAGTGTCGGCGGTCGATTATGTGCTGAAGCCGATCGACGCCGGGCGGCTGCGCGAAGCGGTCGATCGCGCGCGGGCGCGGATCATCGCCGATGACTCGGTCGGCCAGGTCAAGGAAATGCGCGCAGTGATCGCCGACCTGCGCGCCGAGTTTCACGACAAGGCGCGCTCCCCCTATGAAACCGAGCTGTGGATCCGCGGCGTCACCGGCAATCTGACGCGCGTGTCGCTCGACCTGGTCGACTGGGTCAGCAGCGAGGATGACTATGTCCGGCTGCACACCGGCGCCACGTCGCATCTGTTGCGGTTGTCGATCCGCGCATTCGAGGCGCGCGTCGACCCGACGCAGTTCGTGCGCGTCCACCGCGCGGCGCTGGTGCGCGTGTCGCGCATCGCCGAGGTGCGGCGCAGCCTGACCGGGCGGCGCGACGTGATCCTGCGCGACGGCACGCGGATCGCGACCGGACGGATCCATGCGAAGCGGCTGCGCGCGGTGCTGCTGGAACGCGACGGTCCGAACCCCGGAACGCCGGCCGCCTGATCCGCTTTCCCGGCCGGGAACACACTCGCATCAAAGGAAAAGGGGCGGCCGTCAGATCGACGACCGCCCCTTTCCCGTTCCGCTTCGGCGGTCGCCCGGCGCATCATGGCGACGCGCCGGACGTTCCCGATTCAAAAGTTGGGCCCGATTCAAAAGTTGGGCCCGATTCAAAAGTTGGGCCCGATTCAAAAGTTGGGCCCGATTCAGAAGTTGAACTTCGCCCCGGCGCGGAACTGGCGGCCGAGAATGCCATTGCCGCCCTGCACCGCATTGTAGAGCGTCGCACCATAGGTCACGACATCGACCGGCGGCAGCGCGTCGAACAGGTTCAGGACGTTCACATAGAAAGTGAAATGGTCGTTGACCTTGACGCTGCCCACTGCGTCGAGCGTGATGTAGCGCTTCACGTCGCACGGCACATAGCGCGGGTTCGGCGCCAGGCCGCAATCGCCCGACGTGCCGGATCCATTCTGATCCTCCGCCGAGAGATTATAGCCACCGAAATAATTCGCGGTGGCGGTCAGCGTGAAGGGATCGACCGTCAGCGTGTTCTGCCAGCTGCCACGCCATTTCGGCGTGCCGGAGCCTGCGGTCAGGTTGAAATTGCCGAGCGTCCCTTCATAGGATTCAGTCGTCCCGTCGGCGAAGGTGGTGCTGAGGTCGAGGATGTAGCTTGCCTCGAGCGACGTGCTGAAATGAACCGTGTCGCTGATGTCGAATGACCCGCTTGCCGAGAAGTCGATGCCCTCGGAGCGGATCGTGTCGGAATTGACCAGCTGCGACTGAACAAAGGCGATGCGCGGCCGGGCATTGGGGAAGGCGGGAGACGGCGCATCGGCAATCACCTGGAAGCCCGCCGGAATGGGCTGCCCGGCATAATAGGCCGCGATCGCATCGCTGGTCGAGGCCGAGGTGATCGCCCCGGTCTTCTTGATATTATAGTAATCGACCGTGAAGGTCAGGTTGCGGATCGGCTCGAACACGATCCCGGCCGTGAAGCTGCGCGACTTTTCCGGCTTCAGATCGGGCGACGCCAAGGTCGTCTGACCAAAGGTCGCCGCGGTCAGATAGGCCGGGCAGGCAGGCGTATTGGTGTTGGTGCACGCCGCGCCATATTGCTGCAGGAAGGAATTGGGCAGGCCCGCCGGCAGGAGCGGCACGAAGCCGGTGGTCGGCAGCGCATTGGCCTCGGCAAAGCTCGGGATGCGGAAGCCGCGCGAATAGGTGCCGCGAATGGCGAGCTGCTTGATCGGCGTGAATTTCGCGCCGACCTTGGGCGAGAAGGTGCTCTGTCCGCTCGAATATTTATCGTAACGGCCGGACAGGTTGACTTCGAACTGCTCGACGATCGGCGCGTTCAGTTCGGCAAAGGCCGAGTAGACCGTGCGGTGACCCGAGGTGCCGAAGGCGTTGAGCGTGAAGTAACGCTGTGTCGGGCCGTTATAATCGTCATTCGCGCTGGGCGCATCGATCGCCTCGTAGCGGATCGACGCGCCGACGCCGAGCTGCAGCGGACCGCCCGGCAGGTCGAACAGCGCCTTACCCAGCGTCACCTGTCCCTGATACATGTCGGAGGATGCATCGGTGACGTTTTCCGGCGACAGATAATCGCGCACCGCCTTGCTGTTGAGCTGCGGGTTGACGAAATTATAGCTGCCATCGGCAATCACATCGAGCAGATGCTGGATATAGACATAGCCATTGGTGGTGCGGCGCAGGTCGTTGTGCATCGCGGTTGCATCGACCTTGTAATCCCAGTCGCCGAACATCGTCCCGCTGATCCCGGCCGCGACCCGGTACACCCGGCTGCGCGTCTCGTTCTGGGTGAGCGTGTCGCTCAGGCGGCCGGAAAGCCGGGCGACCTGGCCCTGTGCCGCGAACGGATTGTTGGGGTTGAGCGTGCCGTTCACCGCATTGCAGTTCACCCGCGCCGCGCAGACATAGACCGGCAAGGTCAGCGGACCGGATCCCGGCGCGTTCGCCGCGCCGCCGGCCGAGGTCGAGAAGCGCGGATACAGGATACCGGCATTGGCATTGGCGCGGACCACCGCCGGCAGTGCCGAAAACGCGCTGGAGCTCTGCTGGAAGTTGAACAGGATATAGGCCTCGGCATCGTCGCCGACCTTGGCGGTGAAGCGCGCCGAGCCGCCAAAGCGTTCGAGCGCCGGCGTCACCTGGCCATAGCGATAGGTCTGATCCTCCTGGCACGCGAAGGTCGGGTTGGCGGCGCTGTTCGCCAGTTCGGCGGCGGTCAGCGTATGGCCCGGGCCATTGAGGCATCCCCGCGCCGGGTTGAGCAATTGCGGGCGGCCCAGCGCATTGGCGTTCGCCGCATCGAAGGGCGTGACGTAGAAATCGCTGACCACCGGGTTGAAGATGCCGAACGCGCCGTCTTTGTCGAGGCCGTTGAGGATGTTGTTCGGGCCGCAGGCGATGCTGTTGCAGATACCGCGCTGATCATCCGTGCTGTACGGCCTGGGTATGTCGCGATTGTAGAGCGCCTCGCTGCGCATGTAGAAGCCGCTGACATAGGCGTTGAAGCCCTTGTCATCGAGATCGCCGATGCCCGCGGTCAGGGTCAGGCGCTGATTGGCGGCGTTGCCGTCCTGCGAAATGCCCGCCTCGGCACGGCCGGAGACACCCTTGAACTGGCGCTTGGTGATGACGTTGACCACGCCGGCGATGGCGTCCGCGCCATAGCTGGACGAGGCGCCGTCGCGCAGCACCTCGATCCGGTCGACGATATCGTCGGGAATGGTATTGAGATCGACGAAATTGCGCGTGCCGTCATCCGACAGCGGGAAATAGGCGGCGCGCAGGCCATCGAACAGCACCAGAGTCGAGCTGGTCGACAGGCCGCGCAGCGACACAGCGGATGCGCCGCCGGCAAAGGCGCCGTTCGCGGTGAACGAGTTGGTCAGCGCCGGGCCATTGTTCGACGTCAGCTGCTGAATCGCGTCCTGCACGGTGGAGATGCCGCGCCGGTCGAGCGTTTCGCTGGACAGGACGGTGACGGGCGACGGCGTCGCGGTGCTCGTCTGACGCAGGATCGACCCGGTCACGATGATGTCGGGGCCCGGATCGGCCTCCGCTTCCTGCATGGCGGATGCGGGAGCCGCCTGATCCTGGGGACCGCCTGCCTGAGTCGTTTCCTGGGCAGCCATTTCCTGGGCGAACGCCGGCGAGGCGGTGCCCATCAGGACAAGTGTGGTGGCAAGCAAGCGCGCGCGAATACTGATTGTCATTGAAGAGCCCCTTTTTTGGTTATCGCGGCAGTGAGGGGGGCGCGGGTCGTTCGATCCAATGCCGGGGCGGTTCAGCGCCGCGATTTAGCCGCCGAGCGTTTCGCCGCGGCAACGCGCGACGTTCGGCCGCATCAATGAGAGAGTTGGCGGCCGCGAGGGCGGTGAAAACGCGGCGAACGTGCGCCGCAACACGGCGAGCGTCCCGCCATTGCCGGATGCACGAACGATCGGGCCGGTGGAGCCGTCGCGTTTTAATGGGACAGGATATGGGTCAGCGCGCGCTTGACTCACCCGCCATATTCCAATCAGTTGCGCGCGCCGGTGGGGAAACCGGCTTCTGGGGGAATTCCAATGCAAAAGTCGCTGATCGCGCTTTCGGGCGCGCTTGTTCTCATGTCCGCAACGCCGGCACTCGCGCAAAGCGCCAGCCAGCCTATCGTGGCCGGTGCGCCAGCCCCCAATGTGCTGCGCGCGGGGACTGCCGTGCCGCTGAAAATGGCGGAGGCGCTGACCACCAAAGGCAAGAAATTGCGTGTCGGCTATCGCTTCATGCTCGAGATCGCCGAGCCGGTCACGGTCAATGGCCAGATCGTCATTCCGGCGGGCAGCCCGGTGACCGGCGAAGTCACCGATGTGCGCAACAAGGGAATGTGGGGCAAGTCCGGCCATATCAATGCCCGCGTCCTGTTCGTGCGCGCCAATGGGCGCCAGATCCGCATGACCGGCCAGCTCGACGACAAGGGTGTGACGGGAACCGCCGGCGTCGTTGCCGCGATCGCGTTCGTCCCGATCGCCGGGTTCTTCACCACCGGCACCAGCGCCCAGATTCCGCTCGGCGCACCGGTCAACGCGTTCATCGACGAGGATGTGCCAGTCACCTTTGCCGACGGCACGCCGGCAGCGATGACCGTACCCGCCGTCGCCGCCACACAAGCCAATGCGCCCGCCACCCCGACTGTCGCCCCCGCCGTCGTCACACCGGCCGTGGTCGCGCAACCGACACCCGCAGCCGTCAGCACCACGCCGTCCGCCGCGGTGCCGGCGACGACACCGGCTGTCGCGACGTCCACGCCGGTCGTCGCCAAGCCCTGACGAGACAGGCCCGGGCCTTCCGGCCTATGCCGGAAGGCCCGGCCCCGCTTCTGACGGACCCCGGACGATGCGACCTCCCGAGCGTCCGGAGTTGTTTTCAGCTGAGTTGAATCGGCACCAGCCCGCTCCCCCTGGCTATCCGCAGAATAGACTGACGCTGAGCGGCCAGATGGGGGAGCGGGCTGGTGCCGTCTTACTGAAGCCGACTCTCGTGCCTTGACGGCTGGCAGGTCACCGTCATGCCGGCGCCGTTGAAATAGCGGCAGAGCCGCGCGACCTGTGCCCAGCCGCGCTTGCCCCATGCCGCCACCGCTTCATTATACGCCTCATAAGCCGCCTCCGACGTCGCGATCTCGGGCGGGGCAACCGGCTCCGCTTCGACGCGCATGTCAGCAGCCGGCGGGTATTGGATCGCCAGGTCGGGCTTGCCGGCGCAGGATGATGCAAGCGCGAGCGTGCTGACGATCGCTAACCGTCCGATCCGGGATGGATTGCGTGGCATTGGTGACCTCCTGTGTCTCGTTCCGGATGCGGGCATCGTCGATGCGCCGCTCTTCTGCCGCTCTGGCCTCCCCGGCCCGGCCCTGTGCCGAAATCTCGGCATTGCGGGCGGTATCGTGGCGCTGGATGATCGCGGCGTCGTAGCGGCACTTGCCGACGCCGAGCATGGCAACGACCAGGACCATGGCCAGCCCGATCAGCAGCGGCCTGGCCGGTTTGGGGCCGACGATGCCGCCGAACCAGGCGATGAGCGTTGCGATCATGCCCTGCCTTCCTCCTGCGCGGCCGCGCCCGGTTCCGGCACGAGATTGGGCGCGTCGCCGCCGCCGGCATTCGCCGTCGCGGTGATCGCCGCAAAGGCCGCCGCGGTGTTGCGCGTCTTGTCCTCATCGCCCTTGTTGGCGGCGAAATGGAACGCGAAGATCATGTTGAGCAGGCCGGTCAGCGTGACCGCCTGAATGATCACCTTGAACACCTCGACCTCCCACAATGCCGGATTGTGCGCGGCCATGCCGAGCAGCAGCGCGGCGAGGGCGAACGCGCCGATCGTCACCCATTGCCGTTCGCTCGGCCAGCCGGGCAGGCGATCGAGGCAGCTGTCGAGAAAGGTCCAGAGCGTCATGCCGGCCGCTCCTCTTCCCGATGCGCCGTCAGATACAAGGCACGCTCCGCCGCGCGGCGGCGGGTCAGTCCGTTCAGCACCGTGCCCGCCTGCCTGTTCCAGCGCGCGAACTGCTCGGCCGCGCCGGCAGGGTCGCCGGCACGGTGGAGCCGCAACAGGGTCGAATTGGCGAAGGCGGTCGTGCCGATATTATAGGCGAGGCTGACCATCGCGTCGTATTGCGACTGGGTGGTGGGGGTGGCGCCAAGCAATGCCGCAACGCGCCCTCCGAATTGATCGAGATCGGCTGCGAACGCGGTATCCGCCTGCGCCTGGGTCCAGACCAGGCCGAGCCTGATGCCCGGCCCCGTCGTCCCCCAGCCGATCGTCGGCACATCGTCCGGCGTTGGGAGATAGGCGCTGAGGCGACACTGCTCGAAACCCTTGATGAAATTGGCGCAGCGGAGGGATGGTGCGAGCGTGGATGGGGCGGGCACGGATGGGACGATATCGGCCAGCACAGCATTCACTGAATGCACATCCGTGTCGCTCAGAGCGTTGCCCTTGATGCGGCGGATCGCATCGAAAAGCCGCTTCACGCCATTGTCGGATGATGTCATGGATGGATCCTCCCAGTCAGCAGCGCCCAGGCGGTGGCGGCAACGCCGACCAGCCAGCCGAGCACGGGCGATTTAATCAGCACCACACCAAGCGTCCGCGCACCTTCGCTTCGGTTATTGGCCGCCTCGAGCGCTGCGATGCGCGCTTTGAGGTCAGTGATGTCGGAGGCGAGCGGCCCGAGCCCGACAACCTCGCGCGTCAGCCCATCGAGCTTGGCGGAGAGAGTATTGAGCGTATGTACAAGTTCACGCATCTGACCGCGCACTTCACCGAGGATGAGGCTGTTTTCATTGAGGGTTGGGGGCGGCGGTTCGGTCGTGGTGCGCGGCGGACTCAATTCAATGCTCCTGTTGCTGAGCATCGAGATAGAGCTACTCAAGCGCTGGTTGAATCGGCCGACGGACGAAACAGAATCGCGCTTCAAGCATCGCAATGATGGGTCATCGGATTGTGAATGAGTATGCTTTAAGGCTGCGCGATATCCCATTGGCATTCAAGGCACGGCGTCTCAGCCGAACAACCTGGCCTGCTGCATCCCGAACCATCACGCTTGGGAAAGCGCGACAAAATTCGGTAAGGCCAATTCCAGATTGCGAGTAGCCATTGCATAGCTCAACGCTATGGACATAGCGCGGAATTGGCAAGCGGTCGGGGGCATGGGTGACGAACTACAAGGCCCATCGCGATTCGAATATCGACCTGTTACGCGCCATCGCAATTCTGATGGTGCTGACATACCACATCATTTGGTGGTCGCCCCTTTTCCCACTCTGGTTCAAGATGCTGTCGGTCCCGGGCGCCACTGGCGTCGACCTGTTCTTCATCCTGTCCGGCTTTCTGGTGGGATCGATCTACTGGCGCGAGGAACGTGACGCCGGCGAAGTAAGACTTATGCGATTCCTCAAGCGTCGGTGGCTGCGCACGATTCCGCCCTATCTGGTGGCGTTAGCTCTTTCCTGGTTCGCGGTCAGCATCGTGCGCCAGACCAAATTTGACTGGGCTTATCTGCTGTTTCTTCAGAACTTTCGGATTGAAATGCCGTTCTTTGCCGTCAGTTGGTCTCTGTGTGTTGAAGAACATTTCTATCTCATCGTACCGCTCACACTCTCACTAACACGCCGGTTTCGTGTCGTGCGACCGGGCCTGCTGGTGATCGGCATCGTCGCACCGCCATTGTTCCGGCTTGCCTATGTCAGCCAGGGCATAAATCCGACATTTGGTTTCTACCAAACCGCGACACATCTGCATTTCGAAGGCTTATCGCTGGGCATGGCTCTCGCTTGGTTGAACATCTTTCATCCAGCGTATTGGGACAGGGCCCACCGCGCGGCGCTGTGGGCGATCATTCCACTTGCTACGATTAGCATCGCCGGAGCCCTCTGGTCGCGCGAGGCCAGCTATGTCGTCTCAAGCACCACCGTCGCCGCCTTGTTCGGCGCGGTCTTGCTCGCAGTGGCAGGGCGCCGATCGATTATGGGCGGGATGCTGGAAGCCCCTGTTCGCGCAATCGCCCTGTCATCGTACAGCGTCTATCTGATCCATACACTGGTCATCCATGCCGGCGACATGTTGCAAAGCAGGGTGCCGCTCTTGACCGACGGGGCGATGTTGCTGTTCTGGCCCGCATCCATCGCAGCATGTGGCTATCTCTTCTACATCACGGTCGAGCGACTTTCGATTAGCATTCGCGACCGCATCGCGCCGAGTAAGTTTGGCGGTGGAGCCCTGGCACAGCAGGCGAGCGACGCCGGCGCGCCCATCGCTCGAGAGCTGGATCATCAGGGCGCCGCGACATAAACAAGAGCGCGCTGACCAAGATCGGCGCCGTTAGATTGCAGGCGAGAGAGCCGCCTGTATAAGGCCGCGATGGACAATGCCGGTTCGAAGTTGCGCGCTCCACCTCAGGCCGGTCATTTTCATGATCTCGACGGCATGCGAGGCATTCTGGCCATCGTAGTAATGCTTTTCCATATGGGGTCGGATGGCATACTCAAAGCTGTAAGCGCAGGATATTTTCAGCGAAGCCTTGCGCCACTTTGTGTGGATTTCTTCTTCATTCTTAGTGGCTTCGTTCTTTTTCTATCTTTTGCAAAACGCCAACCGACATTCTCGGAATATATGATCAAGCGGGTTCGCCGGCTGATGCCACTTCTGATCCTGACGACCGCGCTAGCACTTTGCGTGAGACCCGAGCATTTCGCCATTCTGGAAACAGTAGCAAACTTTGCCGGAGTCGCGTCGATTCTGGGGTTTCGGTCGATCAACAGCCCCGCTTGGAGCGTGCCGTTCGAATTGTTTGTGCCGCTTGCCATGCTGGTTCTCCTTGATCCCCTCACCAGGTTTTCGAACCGGCGAATCGTCATACTCCTAGTGCTGCTAATCCTTGGCGGGTGTGTTGTATCGATCGTTCAGGCGAACGGCCCCGACTGGAGACATGCGCGGGCAATCTTCGGCCTTGGCAGCGGCATGGCCCTGGCGCGGCTGACCCAGTCATTGCCGCCAAGGCAGGCAATGCCGTGGACCGTTCTCTCACTGTTCGCCTTCGCGATCGTGATCATGGAGATCGCGCCAACTTGGCCAGCGATTGCCGCTCTGTTCTATCCCATTTCCGCATTGTGCATCTATCTCGGCTCTCGCACGCAAACCCTCCTGTCGACCGCTGTGTTTCAGGCCTTTGGTCGATGGTCGTATTCCATTTACTTGCTGCACTTACCCGTTCTCATCGCCATCATCGCATGGAGCGGGTGGGGAAGCGGGTCGGCGCAAACAAAGGCGCTGGCAATCGGCCTGACAATCCTCCTTTCGGCCCTGAGTTACCGATATATCGAGCTGCCGTTCATGCAGCGGCGCACGTCGGCCAGCACTGGAACCGCAGATGCTTCGTTGCGCGCCCCGCTATCTCCTGATTCCGGTAATTAGGGAGCCAAGCGCATTTTCTCGTTTCATCTTGGCAATGCTGTTTCCAGCGCTATGGGTTGCCCAGGGCAGACCTAGGGGCAGCAGGAATAATGATCGTTCTCGGCATCAATCATAGTGCGTATCACGATTCGTCTGCCGCAATCGTCAGGGACGGCATCCCGCTCTTCGCGATAGCAGAAGAGCGGTTGAGCAAGGTCAAGCATGACGCTGCCTTTCCGACCTTGGCGATCAAAGCATGCCTCGACCATGTAGGCATCACTATCACCGAAATTGATCAGATCGTGCTGGGCTGGCAACCGTACGGCCAGATTATCAAGCGGACCGTGAGCAACGTCCTGTCCCGCAAAGAACCGATGCCGCTCAAGTCGCTGCCTGGGTATGTCGCCAGAAATACATTGGCGGATTATCAACGTAGTAGCGAACGAATGATGCGACGCCATTTCGGTGGAAAGTTCGTCGCTCCTCGTCGCATCGATCATCACTACGCGCATGCACTGAGCGCCTATGTTCCATCGGGGATGGAAGAAGCGACCGTCGTGGTGATCGACGGTCGTGGCGCTTGGGAAGCGTCGAGTATCTGGCACGGCAAAGGCAATCGGCTGGATCACGTCGAAACTGTGAAATGGCCTAATTCCCTTGGGCTTTTCTACGCAACCTTCACCGGTTTCCTCGGATTCGAAAAATATGCCGACGAATGGAAGGTCATGGGCCTCGCGCCTTACGGCACGCCCGGTGCTGTCGACCTCTCTCCATTCGTGTCTTATGCGAATGGTCAGTATCAGGTCCGCTCCGACCTGCTCATGCTTCATGAGGGCGGCAGGGAATATGCTGGCGTTGAACGTTT includes:
- a CDS encoding sensor histidine kinase; translation: MRRGRVQTGPEMRAKVALTLAMWGSTYLLFTLGNVLNGHPGQWVAAGVRAFVMSVGIALCYAMHRLLRRLAHRPFRTRALVLAAAAPFAAEAYAWLGFFAYAYLHGTSMRMVIVDWAVAANVLSQWTWFFIGWTGLYLAIEYNFDAKDEAQRSAELRNLAHNAKLRALSNQINPHFLFNSLNSISALILEGRAHDAERMLTGLSTFFRSTLSIDPLVDVALEQEFDLHRRYLAIEQMRYPDLTVEFDLPEALKSVAVPALILQPLVENAVKHGVAKSLPPTWIGITARREGDILSIVVANTAGGDGHGAAVRGDGIGLANVRERLSEHHGAAQSLAVSAGPDLFEVRITLPIGLVR
- a CDS encoding LytR/AlgR family response regulator transcription factor, producing the protein MSEFSVVTVDDEPLALSRLEIVLRGVPGARLVGSASSCDAAVALITERRPDIVLLDIRLRDGTGFDILDRLPRDVTPAVIFITAFDHFAIRAFEVSAVDYVLKPIDAGRLREAVDRARARIIADDSVGQVKEMRAVIADLRAEFHDKARSPYETELWIRGVTGNLTRVSLDLVDWVSSEDDYVRLHTGATSHLLRLSIRAFEARVDPTQFVRVHRAALVRVSRIAEVRRSLTGRRDVILRDGTRIATGRIHAKRLRAVLLERDGPNPGTPAA
- a CDS encoding TonB-dependent receptor, whose protein sequence is MTISIRARLLATTLVLMGTASPAFAQEMAAQETTQAGGPQDQAAPASAMQEAEADPGPDIIVTGSILRQTSTATPSPVTVLSSETLDRRGISTVQDAIQQLTSNNGPALTNSFTANGAFAGGASAVSLRGLSTSSTLVLFDGLRAAYFPLSDDGTRNFVDLNTIPDDIVDRIEVLRDGASSSYGADAIAGVVNVITKRQFKGVSGRAEAGISQDGNAANQRLTLTAGIGDLDDKGFNAYVSGFYMRSEALYNRDIPRPYSTDDQRGICNSIACGPNNILNGLDKDGAFGIFNPVVSDFYVTPFDAANANALGRPQLLNPARGCLNGPGHTLTAAELANSAANPTFACQEDQTYRYGQVTPALERFGGSARFTAKVGDDAEAYILFNFQQSSSAFSALPAVVRANANAGILYPRFSTSAGGAANAPGSGPLTLPVYVCAARVNCNAVNGTLNPNNPFAAQGQVARLSGRLSDTLTQNETRSRVYRVAAGISGTMFGDWDYKVDATAMHNDLRRTTNGYVYIQHLLDVIADGSYNFVNPQLNSKAVRDYLSPENVTDASSDMYQGQVTLGKALFDLPGGPLQLGVGASIRYEAIDAPSANDDYNGPTQRYFTLNAFGTSGHRTVYSAFAELNAPIVEQFEVNLSGRYDKYSSGQSTFSPKVGAKFTPIKQLAIRGTYSRGFRIPSFAEANALPTTGFVPLLPAGLPNSFLQQYGAACTNTNTPACPAYLTAATFGQTTLASPDLKPEKSRSFTAGIVFEPIRNLTFTVDYYNIKKTGAITSASTSDAIAAYYAGQPIPAGFQVIADAPSPAFPNARPRIAFVQSQLVNSDTIRSEGIDFSASGSFDISDTVHFSTSLEASYILDLSTTFADGTTESYEGTLGNFNLTAGSGTPKWRGSWQNTLTVDPFTLTATANYFGGYNLSAEDQNGSGTSGDCGLAPNPRYVPCDVKRYITLDAVGSVKVNDHFTFYVNVLNLFDALPPVDVVTYGATLYNAVQGGNGILGRQFRAGAKFNF
- a CDS encoding lysozyme, which codes for MTSSDNGVKRLFDAIRRIKGNALSDTDVHSVNAVLADIVPSVPAPSTLAPSLRCANFIKGFEQCRLSAYLPTPDDVPTIGWGTTGPGIRLGLVWTQAQADTAFAADLDQFGGRVAALLGATPTTQSQYDAMVSLAYNIGTTAFANSTLLRLHRAGDPAGAAEQFARWNRQAGTVLNGLTRRRAAERALYLTAHREEERPA
- a CDS encoding acyltransferase family protein — its product is MTNYKAHRDSNIDLLRAIAILMVLTYHIIWWSPLFPLWFKMLSVPGATGVDLFFILSGFLVGSIYWREERDAGEVRLMRFLKRRWLRTIPPYLVALALSWFAVSIVRQTKFDWAYLLFLQNFRIEMPFFAVSWSLCVEEHFYLIVPLTLSLTRRFRVVRPGLLVIGIVAPPLFRLAYVSQGINPTFGFYQTATHLHFEGLSLGMALAWLNIFHPAYWDRAHRAALWAIIPLATISIAGALWSREASYVVSSTTVAALFGAVLLAVAGRRSIMGGMLEAPVRAIALSSYSVYLIHTLVIHAGDMLQSRVPLLTDGAMLLFWPASIAACGYLFYITVERLSISIRDRIAPSKFGGGALAQQASDAGAPIARELDHQGAAT
- a CDS encoding acyltransferase family protein; the protein is MDNAGSKLRAPPQAGHFHDLDGMRGILAIVVMLFHMGSDGILKAVSAGYFQRSLAPLCVDFFFILSGFVLFLSFAKRQPTFSEYMIKRVRRLMPLLILTTALALCVRPEHFAILETVANFAGVASILGFRSINSPAWSVPFELFVPLAMLVLLDPLTRFSNRRIVILLVLLILGGCVVSIVQANGPDWRHARAIFGLGSGMALARLTQSLPPRQAMPWTVLSLFAFAIVIMEIAPTWPAIAALFYPISALCIYLGSRTQTLLSTAVFQAFGRWSYSIYLLHLPVLIAIIAWSGWGSGSAQTKALAIGLTILLSALSYRYIELPFMQRRTSASTGTADASLRAPLSPDSGN